Proteins found in one Populus alba chromosome 14, ASM523922v2, whole genome shotgun sequence genomic segment:
- the LOC118063416 gene encoding uncharacterized protein, with protein MAISTLNRLSSQFNRLPSLSPFTKSLLTRSSAKVADRIVKLSAIDPDGQKREIVGLSGQTLLKALTNNGLIDPASHRLEEIDACSAECEVNIAQEWLERLPPRSYDEEYVLKRNSRARVLNKHSRLSCQVVLTQDLQGMVVAVPEPKPWDIP; from the coding sequence ATGGCAATATCAACTCTCAACAGACTCTCCTCTCAATTCAACCGCCTCCCTTCTCTGTCTCCCTTCACCAAATCTCTTCTCACCCGCTCCTCCGCCAAAGTCGCTGACAGAATCGTGAAGCTCTCCGCGATCGACCCGGACGGTCAGAAACGAGAGATCGTAGGTCTCTCAGGCCAAACTCTTCTCAAAGCCCTAACAAACAACGGCCTAATCGACCCAGCTTCTCACCGCCTGGAGGAGATCGACGCTTGCTCCGCCGAGTGCGAGGTCAACATCGCGCAGGAATGGCTTGAGAGGCTGCCCCCGAGATCTTATGACGAGGAGTATGTGTTGAAGAGGAATTCGAGAGCTAGGGTTTTGAACAAGCATTCAAGATTGAGTTGTCAGGTTGTGCTTACCCAGGATCTCCAAGGTATGGTCGTTGCTGTCCCTGAGCCTAAGCCTTGGGATATTCCGTAA